A genomic window from Vitis riparia cultivar Riparia Gloire de Montpellier isolate 1030 chromosome 18, EGFV_Vit.rip_1.0, whole genome shotgun sequence includes:
- the LOC117905657 gene encoding lycopene epsilon cyclase, chloroplastic-like, whose product MFYSLLEVSFIRFMQQDQLGLLEEQLLLLCYQHAAYFVADPDYFVFHYPYNKYLKQLPQISIEDGTLDLVVIGCGPAGLALAAELAKLGLSVGLIGPDLPFTNHYGVWEDEFKDLGLGRCIERVWQDTIVYLDDGDQILIGRAYGRVNRHLLHEELLKRCLESGVSYLSSKVERITEASNGHSLVVCERDIVIPCRLATVASGAASGKLLQYEVGGPRVSVQTAYGVEVEVENNPYDPSLMVFMDYRDHIKQKVQCLEVQYPTFLYVMPMSPTRVFFEETCLASKDAMPFDLLKKKLMSRLETMGIRIIRTYEEEWSYIPVGGSLPNTEQKNLAFGAAASMVHPEKQRRNRGETGLVP is encoded by the exons ATGTTCTATTCCTTACTGGAGGTTTCCTTTATCAGGTTTATGCAGCAGGACCAGCTAGGCCTACTGGAGGAGCAGCTGCTATTGCTATGCTA TCAACATGCTGCCTACTTCGTTGCTGATCCTGACTACTTCGTATTTCACTATCCATATAATAAG TACTTGAAGCAGTTACCGCAGATATCAATTGAAGATGGTACATTGGATTTAGTGGTGATTGGTTGTGGCCCAGCTGGTCTCGCTTTGGCTGCGGAATTAGCAAAGTTAGGATTGAGTGTTGGGCTTATTGGTCCAGATCTTCCTTTCACAAATCATTATGGCGTATGGGAGGATGAATTTAAAG ATCTTGGCCTTGGGAGGTGCATTGAGCGTGTTTGGCAGGATACCATTGTATATCTTGATGATGGTGATCAAATTTTGATTGGTCGTGCTTATGGACGAGTCAATCGACATTTGCTCCATGAGGAACTGTTGAAAAG GTGTCTCGAGTCAGGTGTTTCATATCTTAGCTCAAAAGTAGAAAGGATTACAGAAGCTTCCAATGGTCATAGTCTTGTAGTTTGTGAACGTGATATTGTTATCCCCTGCAG GCTTGCTACTGTTGCATCTGGGGCTGCTTCAGGGAAACTCTTACAGTATGAGGTGGGTGGTCCCAGGGTTTCTGTCCAAACAGCTTATGGGGTGGAGGTTGAG GTGGAAAACAATCCATATGATCCAAGTCTGATGGTTTTCATGGACTACAGAGACCACATTAAACAAAAAGTTCAATGTTTAGAAGTGCAATATCCAACATTTCTCTATGTCATGCCCATGTCACCAACAAGAGTCTTCTTTGAG GAAACTTGTTTGGCTTCAAAAGATGCTATGCCTTTTGATCTACTAAAGAAAAAGCTCATGTCAAGGCTAGAGACAATGGGAATACGAATTATAAGAACTTATGAAGAG GAATGGTCTTATATCCCTGTTGGTGGATCCTTACCAAATACAGAGCAAAAAAACCTTGCATTTGGTGCTGCTGCTAGCATGGTACATccagagaaacagaggagaaacagaggagaaacCGGGCTGGTGCCCTAA
- the LOC117905656 gene encoding disease resistance protein RUN1-like yields the protein MVKWNESTIIMQITDSVIDRLKQADIGDDNLVGIDSRLEELHSLIGIGFDDVRMLGVYGFGGIGKTTIGQVIFNSIAYQFDGVSFLSIVREQPILQLQEILLFAITGVKDKNLNNVDEGINEIKKRLRQKKVLIIVDDVDHSSHLKYLVPDRDCLGKGSRIIITTRDKHLLCEYGVDAIYEVQELGSEESMLLFSLCAFKRRFPEKGYVELSREIVDYANGHPLTLKVLGHSLYGKTISEWEKDGKLRVLWKVSKLHEKLKVINLSHSQQLIQIPDFSDTPNLESLILEGCTNLENLPSSIWDLDSLVNLDLSHCSNLQKLPEVQGNLYSLEYLNLAFCKKLESLPENLCYLKYLKTLNVIGCSKLGRLPESLGSLECLEKLCASNADLISSQFHYSLAGLCSLKILDAHGTCLKKGAISSDIGSLYSLEELDLSYCNLMDGGIPDDIFCLYSLRVLDLSGNHFRRVTDAISQLSKLRVLRLRHCKHLGEISELPSSLRVLDAHGCTSMKTSSSTSLSPWQRQLNCFKSAVLQEIQELKYSSLLSLPANGVSQGFSTFIPGSGEVPEWMSHQSVGSEVTAELPPNWYDNNEVLGFALCCVYIPQQDEPESSTSENAMVNITQPYHLRCKLTFLDGIGFLDDLLYGSSCQCDHNDGVSDSVWVTYYPNHAIKKKYRSDASRHFKASFSGYVDGKPVKVEKCGIGLVYI from the exons ATGGTCAAATG gAATGAGTCAACTATTATTATGCAAATCACGGATTCTGTCATTGACAGATTGAAACAGGCAGATATTGGTGACGATAACTTAGTTGGAATTGATAGCCGTTTGGAAGAATTGCACTCATTGATAGGCATTGGATTTGATGATGTTCGCATGCTTGGAGTATATGGATTTGGTGGAATTGGTAAAACCACAATTGggcaagttatttttaattcaatcgcATACCAATTCGATGGTGTTAGCTTTCTTTCAATTGTTAGAGAGCAACCCATACTTCAATTACAAGAAATACTTCTATTTGCAATCACAGGAGTGAAAGATAAAAACCTGAACAATGTTGATGAAGGGATCAATGAGATAAAGAAGAGACTGCGACAAAAAAAAGTTCTTATTATTGTTGATGATGTGGATCATTCGAGTCACTTAAAGTACCTGGTTCCAGATCGAGATTGCTTGGGTAAGGGAAGTAGAATTATTATAACAACTAGAGATAAACATTTACTATGTGAATATGGAGTGGATGCTATATATGAGGTTCAAGAATTAGGTTCTGAAGAATCTATGCTTCTCTTTAGCCTGTGTGCCTTTAAACGAAGATTTCCTGAAAAAGGATATGTGGAACTTTCAAGAGAAATAGTAGATTATGCCAATGGTCATCCCTTAACTCTTAAAGTTTTAGGGCATTCTCTTTACGGTAAGACAATATCTGAATGGGAAAAG GATGGTAAACTGAGAGTACTTTGGAAAGTGAGTAAG CTTCATGAGAAGTTAAAGGTTATCAACCTCAGTCACTCTCAGCAGCTCATTCAAATCCCAGACTTCTCAGATACCCCAAATCTGGAGAGTCTAATTCTTGAAG GGTGCACAAACCTTGAGAACCTTCCAAGCAGCATTTGGGACTTGGATTCTCTTGTAAATCTTGATCTCTCTCACTGTTCAAACCTCCAGAAACTTCCAGAGGTCCAGGGGAATCTATACTCATTGGAATATTTGAACTTGGCATTCTGCAAAAAACTTGAGAGCCTTCCAGAGAACCTCTGTTATTTGAAATATCTCAAGACTCTCAATGTAATTGGTTGTTCAAAACTTGGCAGATTGCCCGAGAGCCTGGGAAGCCTGGAATGTCTGGAGAAGCTTTGTGCATCAAATGCAGATTTGATTAGCTCTCAATTTCATTACTCTTTGGCTGGTTTGTGCtccttaaaaatattagatGCACATGGCACCTGCCTAAAGAAAGGAGCAATCAGTAGTGACATTGGCAGCTTATACTCATTGGAAGAATTAGACCTAAGTTACTGCAATTTAATGGATGGAGGAATTCCTGATGATATTTTCTGCCTATACTCATTGAGAGTATTAGATCTAAGTGGAAACCATTTTCGTAGAGTAACTGATGCCATAAGTCAACTTTCTAAGCTAAGAGTGCTTCGGTTGAGGCACTGCAAGCATCTTGGAGAAATTTCAGAGCTTCCATCGAGTCTCAGAGTCCTAGATGCCCATGGTTGCACAAGCATGAAAACTTCATCAAGTACATCATTGTCGCCATGGCAAAGGCAGTTAAATTGCTTCAAATCAGCTGTCTTACAAGAAATTCAG GAGTTGAAATACAGTAGCCTTTTGTCTCTTCCAGCAAATGGTGTCAGCCAGGGATTTAGTACTTTTATTCCTGGAAGTGGAGAAGTTCCAGAGTGGATGTCACACCAGAGTGTCGGCAGTGAAGTAACGGCTGAGCTTCCTCCAAATTGGTACGACAATAACGAAGTCTTGGGATTTGCTTTATGCTGTGTTTATATTCCACAACAGGATGAACCAGAGAGTAGTACATCTGAGAATGCCATGGTGAATATCACGCAACCTTATCATTTAAGATGTAAATTGACTTTCCTTGATGGCATTGGATTTTTGGATGATCTCTTATATGGATCATCCTGCCAATGCGACCATAATGATGGTGTATCAGATTCAGTGTGGGTAACATATTATCCTAATCATGCTATCAAGAAGAAGTATCGCTCTGATGCATCAAGGCATTTTAAGGCTTCATTTAGTGGTTATGTTGATGGTAAACCAGTCAAGGTGGAAAAGTGTGGAATTGGTCTTGTATACATCTGA